From a single Syngnathus scovelli strain Florida chromosome 2, RoL_Ssco_1.2, whole genome shotgun sequence genomic region:
- the LOC125988929 gene encoding leucine-rich repeat and transmembrane domain-containing protein 1, with amino-acid sequence MRVILACCLLSLLSLSRACPKECSCNANTKAVDCRGRGLYDIPRRLHPDTQELYLQDNRIRGLGSMAFREIPFVRVLDLSNNSITTVSPTALLGLRTLQHLSLAYNSLRELDKRLFGPIHSLSHLDLSHNSLWGLSGAMGEHLRNLSHLGLAHNRLTRLDRSLLEALTRLDSITLRGNPWRCDCHLIGLKLWLETYLYKGGVVDEVLCSQPIEMQDRDLQKVPYQLFHACMTTSYHYLFANIHHLESERLLRGHMHGNHAHPSSHALHVPMGMGEGFAGGGGNIPECEPKQRHRPVNLRHAIATVIITGVVCGIVCLMMLAAAVYGCAYAAIMAKYQRELKKNEELAAACAADHARIDEKEPLENTIA; translated from the exons ATGAGAG TGATACTGGCGTGTTGCCTTCTCTCCCTCCTCTCTCTGTCACGCGCCTGCCCGAAAGAGTGCAGCTGCAACGCAAACACCAAAGCTGTGGACTGCAGGGGTCGAGGCCTATATGATATTCCCCGTCGATTGCATCCAGACACACAAGAATTATATCTCCAAGACAACCGAATCAGAGGCCTGGGATCCATGGCTTTTCGAGAAATACCCTTTGTTCGCGTTCTCGATCTATCCAATAATTCCATAACAACTGTTTCGCCGACTGCGCTTTTGGGGCTCCGAACTCTGCAGCATCTCAGTCTTGCCTACAACAGCCTGAGGGAGCTTGATAAGCGGTTGTTTGGACCCATTCACTCACTTTCACATCTCGACCTTTCACACAACAG CTTGTGGGGTTTATCCGGAGCCATGGGAGAACATCTGAGAAACCTGAGCCACCTGGGGCTCGCCCACAACAGGCTAACACGATTAGACCGTTCGCTGTTGGAGGCCTTGACCCGCTTGGACAGTATCACGCTCCGAGGCAACCCCTGGAGGTGTGACTGCCACCTTATAGGCCTCAAACTGTGGCTTGAGACCTACCTCTATAAAG GCGGCGTGGTGGATGAGGTGCTTTGCAGCCAGCCCATCGAAATGCAAGACAGAGATCTGCAGAAGGTCCCTTACCAGCTCTTCCATGCCTGCATGACCACAAGCTACCATTACTTGTTTGCCAACATACATCATCTGGAATCGGAGAGGCTGCTGCGAGGCCACATGCACGGCAACCACGCTCATCCTTCAAGCCACGCGCTCCATGTCCCCATGGGGATGGGGGAGGGATTTGCCGGCGGAGGGGGTAATATCCCAGAGTGTGAGCCGAAGCAGAGGCACCGACCAGTCAATTTACGCCACGCTATCGCCACGGTGATCATCACCGGTGTTGTGTGTGGCATCGTGTGTCTGATGATGCTGGCTGCAGCAGTATATGGTTGCGCCTATGCCGCCATCATGGCCAAATATCAACGGGAGCTTAAGAAAAATGAGGAATTGGCAGCGGCTTGTGCGGCCGATCATGCCAGGATAGATGAGAAGGAACCATTGGAGAATACCATTGCCTAG